A window from Zavarzinia compransoris encodes these proteins:
- a CDS encoding alpha/beta hydrolase has product MLLRYLHEVGRTVTRRVQHRAIGRRVARLAGDALEPLGPGLPFGEVQRFAIEGPGGRHTIYVVLPPVPVPAGGYPCLYLLDGDAWIGTALDALRAQARFPGHSGVGPVAVVAIGYPGPEPVDLGRRARDFLPPHVSARLRDRFMQGAPWHQPGGAANFLDFLTGPLSAALARRYPLDMARRALCGHSFGGYFALYALLERPGAFRSHAAISPSLWWDGESLIRSAPERIAGLPAALAGEVLIAVAEFEMAGQDDINRMLIGHARRFDEVLAASGPKGLRRRCLVLAGENHQSALTAVFSEMLRFLSGPAEETET; this is encoded by the coding sequence ATGCTGCTGCGCTATCTGCACGAGGTCGGCCGCACGGTGACGCGAAGGGTCCAGCACCGGGCGATCGGCCGGCGCGTGGCCCGGCTCGCGGGTGATGCGCTGGAGCCGCTGGGCCCCGGCCTGCCGTTCGGCGAGGTCCAGCGTTTCGCCATCGAGGGGCCGGGCGGGCGTCACACCATCTATGTCGTGCTGCCGCCGGTGCCGGTGCCGGCGGGGGGCTATCCTTGTCTCTATCTGCTCGACGGCGATGCCTGGATCGGCACGGCGCTCGATGCGCTGCGCGCCCAGGCGCGCTTTCCCGGGCACAGCGGCGTCGGGCCGGTCGCCGTGGTCGCCATCGGCTATCCGGGGCCGGAGCCGGTGGATCTCGGCCGGCGCGCCCGCGATTTCCTGCCGCCCCATGTCTCCGCCCGGCTGCGCGATCGCTTCATGCAGGGGGCGCCCTGGCACCAGCCGGGCGGGGCGGCGAATTTCCTCGATTTCCTGACCGGGCCGCTCTCCGCCGCCCTGGCCCGGCGCTATCCCCTCGACATGGCGCGCCGGGCCCTGTGTGGCCATTCCTTCGGCGGCTATTTCGCCCTCTACGCCCTGCTGGAGCGGCCGGGCGCGTTCCGGTCCCATGCCGCGATCAGCCCGTCGCTGTGGTGGGATGGTGAAAGTCTCATCCGTTCGGCGCCGGAGCGCATCGCCGGCCTGCCGGCCGCTCTCGCTGGCGAGGTCTTGATCGCGGTCGCGGAATTCGAGATGGCGGGGCAGGACGATATCAACCGCATGCTGATCGGCCATGCCCGCCGGTTCGACGAAGTGCTGGCGGCATCGGGGCCGAAGGGGCTGCGCCGCCGCTGTCTTGTATTGGCCGGGGAAAACCACCAGTCGGCGCTGACGGCGGTCTTCTCCGAAATGCTGCGCTTCCTGTCCGGCCCGGCCGAGGAGACGGAAACATGA
- a CDS encoding microcin C ABC transporter permease YejB — protein MATYLLRRLLLIVPTLFGIVLINFLVIQLAPGGPVEQVIARYTSTSDAATQGRLSSGGAETLTGGGSGDRYRGARGLNPDFIKKLEVQFGYDKPLHERFFKMVGDFLRFDLGTSFFQGRPVLDLILDKLPVSISLGLWTTLLIYLISIPLGIAKAVRDGSRFDIWTSGAIVLGYAIPSFLIAVLLIVLFAGGSFWSVFPLRGLVSEGFDSLSLAGKIGDYAWHMALPVISMVLGGFATLTLLTKNSFIDEIGKQYVTTARAKGLSEGRILYGHVFRNAMLIIIAGFPAAFIGILFTSSLLIEVIFSLDGLGLLGFQAAEKRDYPIIFGTLYLFSLIGLLTSIVSDLTYTLVDPRIDFERRG, from the coding sequence ATGGCCACCTATCTGCTGCGCCGCCTGCTGCTGATCGTGCCGACCCTGTTCGGCATCGTCCTGATCAATTTCCTGGTCATCCAGCTGGCCCCGGGCGGCCCGGTCGAACAGGTCATCGCCCGTTACACCAGCACCTCCGACGCTGCGACCCAGGGGCGCCTGTCGTCCGGCGGCGCGGAAACCCTGACCGGCGGCGGCAGCGGCGATCGCTACCGCGGCGCCCGCGGCCTCAACCCCGACTTCATCAAGAAGCTGGAGGTCCAGTTCGGTTACGACAAGCCGCTGCACGAGCGCTTCTTCAAGATGGTCGGGGATTTCCTGCGCTTCGACCTCGGCACCAGTTTCTTCCAGGGCCGCCCGGTTCTCGACCTGATCCTGGACAAGCTACCGGTCTCGATCTCGCTCGGGCTGTGGACCACGCTGCTGATCTACCTGATCTCCATCCCCCTCGGCATCGCCAAGGCGGTGCGGGACGGCAGCCGTTTCGACATCTGGACCAGCGGCGCCATCGTCCTCGGCTATGCCATCCCGTCGTTCCTGATCGCCGTCCTTCTCATCGTGCTTTTCGCCGGCGGCAGCTTCTGGTCGGTCTTTCCGCTCCGCGGCCTGGTGTCGGAGGGGTTCGACAGCCTCTCCCTGGCCGGCAAGATCGGCGATTATGCCTGGCACATGGCGCTGCCCGTGATCTCGATGGTTCTCGGCGGTTTCGCCACCCTGACCCTGCTGACCAAGAATTCCTTCATCGACGAGATCGGCAAGCAATATGTGACCACCGCCCGCGCCAAGGGCCTGAGCGAGGGGCGTATCCTCTACGGTCACGTCTTCCGCAATGCCATGCTGATCATCATCGCCGGCTTCCCCGCCGCCTTCATCGGCATTCTCTTCACCTCCAGCCTGCTGATCGAAGTCATCTTCTCTCTCGACGGCCTCGGCCTGCTCGGCTTCCAGGCGGCGGAGAAGCGGGATTATCCGATCATCTTCGGCACGCTCTATCTCTTCTCCCTGATCGGCCTGCTGACTTCGATCGTCTCGGACCTCACCTATACGCTGGTCGATCCGCGGATCGATTTCGAGCGGCGGGGCTAG
- a CDS encoding ABC transporter permease: protein MAGFSLSPVTRRRLARFRANRRGFWSLWLFLVLFGLSLFAEFIANDRPLYIGMEGKSYYPVLTDYAETDLGGDFDTPADYTSTYLRDLFAEKGATVVWPLIPYAWDTVVREAAPYPAPPSAANWLGTDNDGRDIVATLIYGFRISILFGLALTVCASVVGVLAGLAQGYLGGLTDLLMQRFIEIWSGMPVLYLLIILSAVIEPTFFWLLGLMLLFSWMELVGLVRAEALRARNFDYVRAARALGLTDLRIMLRHVLPNTLVATITMMPFVMNGSISTLTSLDYLRFGLQQSAPSLGKLLSQAKDLAVQAPWIPLSAFATVALILSLLVFIGEATRDAFDPRRGP, encoded by the coding sequence ATGGCCGGTTTCAGCCTCAGCCCGGTCACGCGGCGGCGCCTGGCCCGCTTCCGGGCCAACCGGCGTGGCTTCTGGTCGCTGTGGCTGTTCCTCGTCCTGTTCGGCCTCAGCCTCTTTGCCGAATTCATCGCCAACGACCGCCCGCTCTATATCGGCATGGAGGGCAAGTCCTACTACCCGGTCCTGACCGATTACGCCGAGACCGACCTCGGCGGCGATTTCGACACGCCGGCGGATTACACCAGCACCTATCTGCGCGACCTGTTCGCCGAGAAGGGCGCCACGGTGGTCTGGCCCCTGATCCCCTATGCCTGGGACACGGTGGTGCGCGAGGCCGCGCCCTATCCCGCCCCGCCCTCCGCCGCCAACTGGCTGGGCACGGACAATGACGGGCGGGACATCGTTGCCACCCTGATTTACGGCTTCCGCATCTCGATCCTGTTCGGCCTGGCGCTGACCGTCTGCGCCAGCGTGGTCGGCGTGCTGGCCGGCCTCGCGCAAGGGTATCTGGGCGGCTTGACCGATCTTCTGATGCAGCGCTTCATCGAAATCTGGTCGGGCATGCCGGTCCTCTACCTGCTGATCATCCTGTCGGCCGTGATCGAGCCGACCTTCTTCTGGCTGCTGGGCCTGATGCTGCTGTTCTCCTGGATGGAACTGGTCGGCCTCGTCCGGGCCGAGGCGCTGCGGGCGCGGAATTTCGATTACGTGCGGGCGGCCCGGGCGCTGGGCCTCACCGATCTCCGCATCATGCTGCGCCATGTCCTGCCGAACACGCTGGTCGCCACCATCACCATGATGCCCTTCGTGATGAACGGCTCGATCTCGACCTTGACCTCGCTCGATTATCTGCGCTTCGGCTTGCAGCAATCGGCGCCGTCGCTGGGCAAGCTGCTGTCCCAGGCCAAGGACCTTGCCGTGCAGGCGCCCTGGATCCCCCTGTCCGCCTTCGCCACCGTCGCCCTGATTCTCAGCCTGCTCGTCTTCATCGGCGAGGCGACGCGGGATGCCTTCGACCCGAGGCGCGGGCCATGA
- a CDS encoding siderophore-interacting protein: MSGLRTLTVVGAEHLTPHMRRITLKGDIGALLSPDDMHCRLFVPVPGGGTAARKYTIRRFDAAAGLIDVDVALHGDGGPGAA; the protein is encoded by the coding sequence ATGAGCGGTCTCAGAACCCTGACCGTGGTCGGGGCGGAACACCTGACGCCCCATATGCGCCGCATCACCCTGAAGGGCGATATCGGCGCCCTGCTCAGCCCCGACGACATGCATTGCCGCCTGTTCGTGCCGGTGCCCGGCGGCGGTACGGCGGCGCGGAAATATACCATCCGGCGTTTCGACGCCGCAGCCGGCCTGATCGATGTCGATGTCGCGCTGCATGGCGACGGCGGGCCCGGCGCCGCCTAG
- a CDS encoding siderophore-interacting protein, producing MGPGGGGFTPAAFCLFLGDDAALPAIGRCLEALPAVSRALALIEVDGPEDEQGFATTAAVEIRWLYRRGAAPGTTGLLFDALRAVEFPPGEADIQVWAGLEYEAFRRIRHYLRETRGVPKGRQLVVSYWRRGAEQKSLAAAAVNLGRRLFGG from the coding sequence ATCGGTCCCGGCGGCGGCGGTTTCACGCCCGCGGCCTTCTGCCTCTTTCTCGGGGACGATGCGGCCCTGCCGGCGATCGGCCGCTGCCTCGAAGCCCTGCCGGCGGTCAGCCGGGCGCTCGCCCTGATCGAGGTCGACGGCCCGGAAGACGAACAGGGTTTCGCGACCACGGCCGCGGTCGAGATCCGCTGGCTGTACCGCCGGGGCGCCGCCCCCGGCACCACCGGACTGCTGTTCGACGCCCTGCGCGCGGTCGAATTCCCGCCCGGCGAGGCGGATATCCAGGTCTGGGCCGGCCTCGAATACGAGGCGTTCCGCCGGATCCGCCATTACCTCCGCGAGACGCGGGGGGTGCCGAAAGGCCGGCAACTGGTGGTGTCCTACTGGCGCCGGGGGGCGGAGCAGAAAAGCCTGGCCGCCGCCGCCGTCAACCTGGGCCGGCGGCTGTTCGGCGGTTAG
- a CDS encoding ABC transporter ATP-binding protein, translated as MSAPLLAIRDLCVRFRNEKGTRDVVAGVSLDVNPGEIVALVGESGSGKSVTALSILQLLPPGLGSNPAGSIRLDGTEMVGAPEAVLRAARGPKAAMIFQEPMTALNPLHSIGRQIGEVLALRSPLDATARRRRIGDLLREVGLEALAGRLDAFPHQLSGGQRQRVMIAMALAAEPRLLIADEPTTALDVTVEAKILDLLHHLVESRGLGLLLITHNLNVVRRHADRVLVMHQGALVEGGPTEAIFTAPAHDYTRHLIAAEPKGRPAPVAPEAPDVLNAADIRVAFTLSRTVFGATRSELVAVDRAALTVRRGETLAIVGESGSGKSTLGFALLRLVPSTGRIVFLGQDLRRLSGRALRARRRAFQIVFQDPYGSLSPRMTIGDVVGEGLAAHGLEADAAARRARVQAVLAEVGLDPEMIDRFPHEFSGGQRQRVAIARALALDPDLVVLDEPTSALDRSIQAQVIDLLRAIQAKRGLAYLFISHDLKVVRAMSHRLIVMKAGRIVETGPVEAVIAAPREAYTKALIDAAMLNA; from the coding sequence ATGAGCGCGCCGCTCCTCGCCATCCGCGACCTTTGCGTGCGCTTCCGCAACGAGAAGGGCACGCGCGACGTGGTGGCCGGCGTCTCGCTCGACGTGAACCCGGGCGAGATCGTCGCCCTGGTGGGCGAAAGCGGTTCCGGCAAATCGGTCACCGCCCTGTCGATCCTGCAATTGCTGCCCCCCGGCCTCGGCAGCAATCCCGCCGGTTCCATCCGCCTCGACGGGACCGAGATGGTGGGCGCGCCCGAGGCCGTGCTGCGCGCCGCGCGCGGGCCGAAGGCGGCGATGATCTTCCAGGAGCCGATGACGGCCCTGAACCCCCTGCACAGCATCGGCCGCCAGATCGGCGAGGTGCTGGCCCTGCGCAGCCCGCTCGATGCCACCGCTCGGCGCCGCCGGATCGGCGATCTCCTGCGCGAAGTCGGCCTGGAGGCGCTGGCCGGGCGGCTGGACGCCTTCCCGCATCAATTGTCCGGCGGCCAGCGCCAGCGGGTGATGATCGCCATGGCGCTGGCCGCCGAGCCCCGCCTGCTGATCGCCGACGAGCCGACCACCGCCCTCGACGTGACGGTGGAAGCGAAGATCCTGGACCTGCTGCACCATCTGGTCGAAAGCCGGGGCCTGGGCCTTTTGCTGATCACCCATAATCTGAATGTCGTCCGCCGCCATGCCGACCGGGTTCTGGTCATGCACCAGGGCGCCCTGGTCGAGGGCGGCCCGACCGAGGCGATCTTCACCGCCCCCGCCCACGACTATACAAGGCACCTGATCGCGGCCGAGCCCAAGGGCCGCCCGGCGCCGGTGGCGCCCGAGGCGCCGGACGTGCTGAACGCCGCCGACATCCGCGTCGCCTTCACCCTCAGCCGGACCGTGTTCGGCGCGACGCGCAGCGAATTGGTCGCGGTCGATCGCGCCGCCCTCACCGTTCGCCGGGGCGAGACCCTGGCGATCGTCGGCGAAAGCGGTTCGGGCAAGTCGACGCTGGGCTTCGCCCTGCTCCGCCTCGTGCCCTCGACCGGGCGGATCGTCTTTCTCGGGCAGGACCTGCGCCGCCTGTCCGGGCGGGCGCTGCGGGCAAGACGACGGGCGTTCCAGATCGTGTTCCAGGACCCCTATGGTTCCCTCAGCCCGCGCATGACCATCGGCGACGTGGTGGGCGAAGGGCTGGCCGCCCATGGCCTCGAAGCCGATGCGGCGGCGCGGCGCGCCCGGGTCCAGGCGGTGCTGGCCGAAGTCGGCCTCGACCCTGAGATGATCGACCGTTTCCCCCATGAATTTTCCGGCGGCCAGCGCCAGCGGGTGGCAATCGCCCGGGCGCTGGCCCTCGATCCCGATCTCGTGGTGCTGGACGAGCCGACCTCGGCCCTCGACCGCTCGATCCAGGCCCAGGTGATCGACCTGCTGCGCGCGATCCAGGCGAAACGCGGCCTCGCCTATCTGTTCATCTCCCATGACCTCAAGGTCGTGCGCGCCATGAGCCACCGCCTGATCGTGATGAAGGCCGGCCGCATCGTCGAGACCGGCCCGGTGGAAGCGGTCATCGCCGCCCCGCGCGAAGCCTATACCAAGGCCTTGATCGACGCCGCCATGCTGAATGCCTAA